GTTCTTGAACGAGCACTCTCCGTCCAGCATCACAACAACGTTCTCAGTGTCGGAGACCAAACCAGCTGATAGCTGACGACCCGTCGTAATACAAATCGACTCCCCTATACCATTCAGAGTTATTTTGTGGCGTGCTGCCAGAGCTTGAATACTTGTAATCCCAGGGATTACCTCGTAATCGAAATGAACTTGACCTCGGCTAATAATCTGATCAACTACTCGAAGTGTGCTGTCGTAAAGTGACGGATCTCCCCATATGAGAAAAGCGCCGCACTCATCCTCTTGCAACTCATTTTTGAGCAGCGCTTCGTATGTTAGCGCCCGCTGCTTGTGCCATGCTTCGACTCGTGAGGTGTAAGAAGTTATGGACGGGTCGCGTTCCAAATCGACGATTTCGATGGTCCTATAGGATGGTTCGTCGATGTATCGTTCGCATATGTCTTTTCGAAACTGCATGAGATCGTTCTTCGCTTCCCCCTTGCTGGTAACAAAGAACACATCAACCTGGTTCATTGCCTTGATCGCCTGGATTGTAACGTGTTCCGGATTACCCGCGCCGATTCCGATGATGTATAGCTTCCTCATATTGACATTCCTTTATTGATCGGCAAGGTGTGATCGAAGAAACAGTTCGACCAGCCATCGACAACAGCGCTTAAGCTCGGAAGACGTCATGATGTGTCAATTTGACCGAACCAAGCGATTAATTTCCAAGATTACTTCTTCAAGTGTCTCGACAGTTACGATGGCATGTTTGACAGGCCGCTTCACCATGACTACCGGAATTCCAAGAAGTTGTGCAGCTTCAATTTTGGTATATGTTGCCGAGCCGCCACTATTTTTGGAAATTACGCGATCGATTGAATGGTCCCGCAATAACTGCAACTCTTCATCAAGATTGAATGGCCCGCGTCGCAAAATGGTTTTATGAAGATCGGGCAGTGGTCCGGTCGGTTCTTCGATAGCGCGAATCAGAAACCAAGTGCCATGACAAACAGCGAACGAACCTAGCTCTTGTCTTCCGATCGACAGAAAGACGCGTCCTTTCTGGCGATCCACAAGAGTGGCCGCTTCCCTAAAATCGGCTACTTCATGCCAAAGATCTGCTTTTGTCTGTACCCACGGCGGTCGAATGAAACCGATTAGTGGCAATCCTAACCTTCCACACGCAAGCTCTGCGTTACGGCTGATCTGGACGGCAAAAGGATGGGTAGCATCAACGACCATCCTGATGTTCTCTTTCACCAGATAAGAAGCGAGACCATCAACACCGCCAAATCCTCCAACTCTGACGACGCCTTCAGGACGCTTAGGCTCCCTCACTCGTCCGGCCAGAGACGAGATAGTCCTCAGGTCCTTTCTATTTGCAAGACGCGTAGCAAGCTCAATTCCCTCTCCGGTTCCACCAAGGATAAGTATCCGCGGCAACAGGCTTTGAGATCTATCGAGCGCGCTTTCTATTTCGCCCGATATTGGATTAAGGTCGGCCAAGTTCCACATCCTACCTTTCGGACCGCAAATGATAATCTGCGTCCGCGGGCACAGATCCAGTCCCGTCCTGGGTCTTCGCATCACGTTCTCTGGAAACAGAGTAGAGATAGCTCTCACAAAAATCGGGGTGGCTAAGAGATCGTCCAACCAAGATCAGAGCGTTTTTATCTACTCCCGATTTGGCAACAATTTTCTGGATAGTGCCTAGCGTCCCTCGCAAAATCATTTCGTCCGGCCAGCTTGCACGGAACACGACAACTACAGGGCAGTCTGCACCGTAGAGCGGTGACAGCTGAGACGTCACTATATCAAGGTTCATGATGGAGAGGTGAATCGCCATTGTTGCGCCTGATCGACCAAGAGTTACGAGATCTTCACCGTTTGGCATTGCAGTAGACCGAGTTGAGGTCCTTGTCAGAATTAAGGTTTGGGCTACCGCAGGAAGCGTCAGTTCTTGATTGAGCGCAGCGGCAGCGGCGGCGAATGACGGAACGCCGGGAGTGACGTCGTAAGGAATTCCGAGAGCAGTGAGACGACGGATCTGTTCCGCCATCGTGCTCCAGATTGAAAGGTCGCCTGAGTGAATTCGAGCGACGTCGAGTCCCTTCTCATGAGCTGAGGATATCTCTGCGATGATCTCATCTAGATTCATCTCTGCCGAGTCGACGATAAGAGCGTCAGGTGGGGCATGTGCGAGTATCTCTTTCGGCACTAGAGAGCCTGCATACAGACACACTGGGGAACGACGAATCAGGTCCCTTCCCCGCAGCGTAAGTAAGTCGGGCGCGCCAGGTCCTGCTCCAATGAAATGAACTGTCATGACAGAATCGCCACCGCACACGTGCAGAAACGTCCCGTTTGGCGTGGCAAAATAAGACGACTCATGGGTCCCAGAGAAGCCAACGCCGAGGCCTCCGCGACACTGGCGGTCCCAACTTTTGATGCAGCCAGTGGCGATTGGCTTTTTATTCCGCGAACCTGCGCCAGAACAGCCGCTGGAAACAGCATGAGCCGCAGTTTGAGAGTGGCGGCGACATCCTCCCCGATACTTGAGCAACGATCCAACGTTGCTAGGATGCTGTAGGGAGCGATTTCACTTACACACTCTTGGATAAGCTGAATCACGTCCGAAGCTGTCGCACGAGAGGAGCAGCCAATCCCGATCGAACAAGGCATATTCATGATTTCACCACCGACCATTGGGTAATCGGCATCAGATGTCGCCATCCAAGCACGCCGCCTATGGGCTCCGCTCGAGCTACGAGGATTCGCACAAGTTCGCCGCCGTACAATTTTTGCCGGTCCGCTACCGCTGTCTCGCTTTCGATGGTTACCGCGTTCGCAACGATTCGGCCGCCTTTCGAGAGTTTGTCCCAGCAAGCCTGGAATAAGCTATCGCCAGTGATGCCGCCGCCGATAAAGATCGCGTCTGGTGATTGCAGGTCGCCGAAAGTTGACGGCACACGTCCCCTGATTACCTTCAAGCCTGGCACACCAAGCCTCTTCGCATTGGTTAAAATTTTTGCGGCCCTATCTTCGCGTTCTTCAAAGGAAATGCACGAGCATGAAGGGTGAGAGCGCATCCATTCGATACCAATTGTCCCAGTGCCGGCACCCACATCCCATAACTGTTCCCCTGGTAACGGGGCGAGACGTGCAAGCGTAGCGGCACGAACTTCACGCTTTGTCAGTTGCCCATCTGTCACATAGAAATCGTCGGAGAGTCCCGGAACAATCGGCAAAGCTCTCGTGTCAGGATCCGCAACACAAACGACCGCAATCAGATTCAAATCACCGCACTGTTCTACGGACCACGCGTCTGCTCGGTCGTCCCGACGTCTCTCTGCAGAGCCGCCCAGATATTCGAAGACGGTAAACTGACTTGATCCGTACCCACCGTTGGTTAGAAGTTGCGCGACAGCCGCGGGAGTATTGCCATCTTCAGAGAAAAGTATCAACCGCTGACCTGGATGGAGGTACCTGTGTATTTGCTCGATCGGGCGATTGACCAACGATACCAGAACCGTCTCAGAAATTGGCCAGCCGAGGCGGGCGCAGGCAAGGGAGAACGCAG
This Tunturibacter gelidoferens DNA region includes the following protein-coding sequences:
- the cobM gene encoding precorrin-4 C(11)-methyltransferase, whose product is MTVHFIGAGPGAPDLLTLRGRDLIRRSPVCLYAGSLVPKEILAHAPPDALIVDSAEMNLDEIIAEISSAHEKGLDVARIHSGDLSIWSTMAEQIRRLTALGIPYDVTPGVPSFAAAAAALNQELTLPAVAQTLILTRTSTRSTAMPNGEDLVTLGRSGATMAIHLSIMNLDIVTSQLSPLYGADCPVVVVFRASWPDEMILRGTLGTIQKIVAKSGVDKNALILVGRSLSHPDFCESYLYSVSRERDAKTQDGTGSVPADADYHLRSER
- a CDS encoding cobalamin biosynthesis protein; the encoded protein is MATSDADYPMVGGEIMNMPCSIGIGCSSRATASDVIQLIQECVSEIAPYSILATLDRCSSIGEDVAATLKLRLMLFPAAVLAQVRGIKSQSPLAASKVGTASVAEASALASLGPMSRLILPRQTGRFCTCAVAILS
- the cobF gene encoding precorrin-6A synthase (deacetylating), with the protein product MRKLYIIGIGAGNPEHVTIQAIKAMNQVDVFFVTSKGEAKNDLMQFRKDICERYIDEPSYRTIEIVDLERDPSITSYTSRVEAWHKQRALTYEALLKNELQEDECGAFLIWGDPSLYDSTLRVVDQIISRGQVHFDYEVIPGITSIQALAARHKITLNGIGESICITTGRQLSAGLVSDTENVVVMLDGECSFKNVLNQEVEIYWGAYIGSDKEILLSGRVTEKAEIIEMARSAAREKNGWVMDTYLLRNPSARRP
- a CDS encoding cobalt-precorrin-6A reductase, which codes for MADLNPISGEIESALDRSQSLLPRILILGGTGEGIELATRLANRKDLRTISSLAGRVREPKRPEGVVRVGGFGGVDGLASYLVKENIRMVVDATHPFAVQISRNAELACGRLGLPLIGFIRPPWVQTKADLWHEVADFREAATLVDRQKGRVFLSIGRQELGSFAVCHGTWFLIRAIEEPTGPLPDLHKTILRRGPFNLDEELQLLRDHSIDRVISKNSGGSATYTKIEAAQLLGIPVVMVKRPVKHAIVTVETLEEVILEINRLVRSN
- the cbiE gene encoding precorrin-6y C5,15-methyltransferase (decarboxylating) subunit CbiE; protein product: MLLTQLGTARSDVRENWLSIVGIGEDGWDGLSPAAKQAVESAEFLYGGVRHLARVTSVRAMQVAWPSPMASAVHEILTHHRRRSKVAVLASGDPMLFGVGVTLTRELDPAEFLVIPHVSAFSLACARLGWPISETVLVSLVNRPIEQIHRYLHPGQRLILFSEDGNTPAAVAQLLTNGGYGSSQFTVFEYLGGSAERRRDDRADAWSVEQCGDLNLIAVVCVADPDTRALPIVPGLSDDFYVTDGQLTKREVRAATLARLAPLPGEQLWDVGAGTGTIGIEWMRSHPSCSCISFEEREDRAAKILTNAKRLGVPGLKVIRGRVPSTFGDLQSPDAIFIGGGITGDSLFQACWDKLSKGGRIVANAVTIESETAVADRQKLYGGELVRILVARAEPIGGVLGWRHLMPITQWSVVKS